In one Amaranthus tricolor cultivar Red isolate AtriRed21 chromosome 8, ASM2621246v1, whole genome shotgun sequence genomic region, the following are encoded:
- the LOC130821782 gene encoding uncharacterized protein LOC130821782 — translation MVGTQTHFYCSTCDPVRSYLFMSGIQLGDIRDVDRKTKGVQRVVVVERRSAKEDKGQKYRFKKFMACTEEEDRTHKKKGGPKVEIQQTSDIQRTQDHESIIDISTAEVGEPLKKIGGSRAVGPDHILIEVWRGLGEEGIHWLTNLFNVILKSRKMSEEWRVSTRISLFKNKGDAQVCRNYKGIQLLSHTMKSWKRVIEKRIRRDTVITENQFGFMPGRLTTEAYHTYLLRKLMEKYMERKKDLHLVFIDLEKAYDSIPRNIV, via the exons ATGGTTGGAACACAGACTCACTTCTACTGTTCTACATGTG ATCCTGTTCGTAGTTATCTatttatgagcgggatacaacTGG GAGACATTAGGGATGTCGACAGGAAAACCAAAGGTGTACAAAGAGTCGTGGTGGTGGAACGAAGAAGTgcaaaagaagataaaggacaAAAATATAGATTCAAGAAGTTCATGGCTTGCACGGAGGAGGAGGATAGGACACATAAGAAGAAGGG GGGTCCAAAGGTGGAAATTCAACAAACTTCAGACATCCAAAGAACACAGGATCATGAGTCGATTATTGATATTTCCACAGCGGAAGTAGGAGAACCTCTCAAAAAAATAGGGGGATCAAGGGCAGTTGGACCTGATCACATTCTGATTGAGGTatggaggggtttaggagagGAGGGAATTCATTGgcttactaacctctttaatgtCATCTTGAAGTCTCGTAAGATGTCCGAAGAATGGAGGGTTAGCACTCGTATCTCACTGTTCAAGAACAAGGGTGATGCACAAGTATGCAGGAACTATAAAGGAATccaacttctaagccacactaTGAAGTCGTGGAAAAGAGTGATTGAGAAAAGAATTAGACGAGATACAGTAATTACAGAGAACCAATTCGGATTCATGCCGGGAAGATTAACCACCGAGGCATACCACACATATCTTTTGAGGAAACTAATGGAAAAGTATATGGAGCGAAAGAAGGATTTGCATCTGGTGTTCATTGACCTGGaaaaagcgtatgatagcataccacgaaaCATCGTATGA
- the LOC130820582 gene encoding ATP synthase delta chain, chloroplastic-like, producing MAAFQNPVVLQSNTATVAALSTSSSAKFAKPFSLSFSSSTATFNPLRLATLSSSNFTAKPRGGGALGARMSDSPAGRYATALAEVAKSNGTLETTSSDVEKIDKVFSDEQVYAFFANPVISTEKKREVLDEIVSSSVLQPHTANFLNILVDADRLELIKDIVKEFEVVFNQITNTELAVVSSVVPLKSDHLAQIARGVQRLTGAKNVRIKTMIDPELVAGFTIRYGNGGSKLVDMSVKKQLEEIAAQLDLSDVTLAV from the exons ATGGCGGCATTCCAAAATCCTGTAGTTTTGCAATCAAATACAGCAACGGTAGCGGCATTATCAACATCATCTTCCGCCAAATTTGCGAAGCCATTTTCTCTCTCATTCTCTTCTTCTACTGCTACCTTCAATCCTTTAAGACTCGCTACTTTATCTTCCTCTAATTTTACCGCGAAACCTCGGGGCGGTGGTGCTCTTGGTGCTCGCATGTCTGATAGTCCTGCTGGAAGATATGCTACTGCTCTCGCTGAAGTTGCTAAATCCAATGGTACTCTTGAAACAACTAGTTCCGATGTCGAAAAAATTGACAAGGTTTTCTCTGATGAGCAG GTATATGCCTTCTTTGCAAACCCCGTGATTTCCACTGAGAAAAAGCGGGAAGTGTTGGATGAGATTGTCAGCTCTTCAGTGCTGCAGCCACATACTGCTAACTTCCTTAACATCTTAGTAGATGCAGACAGACTTGAGCTGATTAAGGACATAGTGAAGGAGTTTGAGGTGGTATTTAATCAGATTACCAATACCGAATTGGCAGTGGTATCTTCGGTGGTGCCATTGAAGAGTGATCACTTAGCTCAAATTGCTAGGGGCGTTCAGCGTTTGACAGGGGCAAAGAATGTGAGAATCAAGACGATGATTGATCCTGAGTTGGTTGCTGGCTTCACTATCAGGTATGGTAATGGAGGTTCAAAATTGGTTGATATGAGTGTCAAGAAACAGCTCGAGGAGATTGCCGCTCAGCTTGATTTGAGTGATGTTACACTTGCTGTATAA
- the LOC130820587 gene encoding exocyst complex component EXO70B1-like, which produces MANNPPVKSLSFDSRIHGEHKHKDENIGIKSFSFAARNPSSDFNNDYNFQKPLTIDECDEENVNSKEFTLEQLCEDIQQFIDSITSVSDKDELPEISNVVVKFLKKVESKMEEFESISEDSIVFGRDVESDACFVVAVIKLSALMEALQGLKSNYLIPLLNQTSSVLHRAIVFLEDELRLILEESACQDAHNVGDGSDAKQSDSSFNKLKGKLQSITSSHHASDEGGDSCELPSHEGSDGGGGGGDGDCLGSGENQGEGNEEQPIIFPFFSSEAVSSLRLIANAMIIAGYEAECCNVFLVSRRHVFEEEIKKQGFEKISMDDVQKMSWEVLESEISTWIRVFKYCTSTLLQGEQSFYEYVFCNHSSTYQVLFADLCYAVFSILVNFAEAVSMTKRATEKLFKCLDMYETIRDMIPWIESKATMFPSEEGKEELKSELSLAKCRLGEAAVSIFCQFENSIKGDNTKTPVASGAVHPLTRYTMNYLKYACEYKDTLEQVFQQHLKTDQTEEFSALDTTLEHHKEEKHEQQQQQQQQRDVEQHPPFSRQLITIMDLLDLYLESKSKLYKDPSLRFIFLMNNGRYMLQKVKGSSEIHQVVGDNWCRRRSSDVRQYHKGYQRETWSKVLQCLNPEGLQVNGKIHKPILKERFKNFNQLFDEIHKTQSNWVVSDEQLQSELRVSISAVMIPAYRSFLARFGTIFTPGRQVEKYIKFQPDDIETIIEELFDGNPNSMVRRKI; this is translated from the coding sequence atggcAAATAATCCTCCTGTGAaaagtttaagttttgattCAAGAATTCATGGTGAACACAAGCACAAAGATGAAAACATTGGAATCAAATCATTCAGTTTTGCTGCTCGAAATCCTTCATCAGATTTCAACaatgattataattttcaaaagcCTTTAACCATTGATGAATGTGATGAAGAAAATGTGAATTCAAAGGAATTTACTCTTGAACAGCTTTGCGAAGACATTCAACAATTTATCGATTCGATTACGTCTGTTTCTGATAAAGATGAACTTCCTGAAATTTCCAATGTTGTGGTTAAATTTCTCAAAAAAGTCGAATCGAAAATGGAAGAATTCGAATCCATTTCTGAGGATTCGATCGTTTTTGGACGCGACGTGGAATCGGATGCTTGTTTTGTTGTTGCTGTGATTAAATTGTCTGCCCTAATGGAGGCTCTCCAGGGTTTAAAATCGAACTATTTGATTCCGTTGTTGAATCAGACAAGCTCGGTTCTCCACCGTGCAATTGTATTCTTGGAGGACGAGCTACGTCTGATTCTGGAGGAATCGGCGTGCCAGGATGCGCACAATGTGGGTGACGGTTCGGATGCCAAGCAATCAGATTCGTCGTTTAATAAGCTCAAAGGGAAGTTGCAGTCAATTACATCGTCTCACCACGCTTCGGACGAGGGTGGAGACTCGTGTGAACTACCGTCACATGAGGGTAGTGATGGTGGcggtggtggtggtgatggtgatTGTTTAGGCTCGGGAGAAAATCAAGGGGAAGGTAACGAAGAACAACCGATTATCTTCCCTTTTTTTTCTTCCGAGGCTGTCTCCAGCCTTCGCCTTATAGCCAATGCCATGATAATAGCTGGCTATGAGGCGGAATGTTGCAATGTCTTTCTTGTTTCGAGGAGACATGTTTTCGAGGAGGAAATAAAGAAACAAGGATTTGAGAAGATTAGTATGGATGATGTACAAAAGATGAGTTGGGAAGTTTTGGAGAGCGAGATATCTACATGGATTCGTGTATTTAAGTATTGTACCTCTACTCTTCTCCAAGGGGAACAATCTTTTTATGAATATGTCTTTTGCAATCATTCCTCCACCTACCAAGTCCTCTTTGCCGACCTTTGCTATGCCGTCTTCTCAATCTTAGTTAATTTTGCGGAAGCAGTGTCGATGACTAAACGAGCCACCGAGAAATTATTCAAGTGTCTGGACATGTATGAGACCATACGTGACATGATCCCTTGGATAGAGTCTAAAGCAACAATGTTTCCTTCCGAGGAGGGAAAGGAGGAACTAAAGTCAGAATTGTCCTTGGCAAAATGTAGGCTTGGGGAGGCCGCAGTGTCAATCTTTTGTCAATTCGAAAACTCGATTAAAGGTGACAATACTAAGACTCCGGTAGCAAGCGGAGCTGTCCATCCTTTAACAAGGTACACCATGAACTACCTTAAATATGCTTGTGAATACAAAGATACCCTAGAACAGGTTTTCCAACAACACCTGAAAACAGATCAAACAGAGGAATTTTCTGCACTTGATACTACCTTAGAACATCATAAAGAAGAAAAACACGagcaacagcaacaacaacaacaacaacgagATGTAGAACAACATCCCCCATTCTCAAGACAACTAATAACCATTATGGATCTACTAGACTTATACCTTGAATCGAAATCGAAATTATACAAAGACCCTTCATTAAGGTTCATTTTCTTGATGAACAATGGAAGATACATGCTTCAAAAAGTTAAAGGGTCTAGTGAAATCCACCAAGTAGTAGGGGATAATTGGTGTAGGAGACGTTCATCGGATGTTAGGCAATATCATAAGGGTTATCAAAGGGAAACTTGGAGCAAAGTATTACAATGTCTTAACCCTGAAGGGTTACAAGTGAATGGAAAGATACACAAGCCTATACTGAAAGAAAGATTCAAAAATTTCAATCAATTGTTTGATGAGATTCACAAGACACAAAGCAATTGGGTGGTGAGTGATGAGCAACTCCAATCCGAGCTTCGAGTTTCGATTTCTGCTGTAATGATCCCAGCCTATCGATCGTTTCTTGCAAGGTTTGGAACCATTTTTACACCAGGAAGACAAGTTGAGAAGTACATTAAGTTCCAACCAGATGATATTGAGACCATTATTGAAGAGTTGTTTGATGGAAATCCTAACTCTATGGTTAGGAGAAAAATTTAA
- the LOC130820580 gene encoding pentatricopeptide repeat-containing protein At4g18520, chloroplastic-like, with amino-acid sequence MKSLSSNLILPLHNSHSQIPLLSSLQLQSSEHANFCKTQTLFPHKIPPKFRLHHKNLHISDDVINFNNRQICEENPVAEFSEHESLCDGVECDPFWLISWLQSRSKLKEIKVVHGFILKSKMNLSVFVDNNLINGYLRFGKLGEARKVFDEMSERSIVSWTAMLNGYLKFGFQDEAISVFKEFMKSGIEANATMYVCVLILSGKRLNYELGKQVHACIIKGGWSNLIVESAILYFYAQCSDFRSSFRVFDRMKKRDVVAWTTMITSCSQQGYSEKAFSLLSRMLVNRYFPNEHTICSVLKACGEEKALKFGRQLHGIAVKKLIRNDVYIGTSLLDMYARCGEIEDSRNVFDRMKRRNMVTWTSIIAGYARNGHGYEALSLFRVMKRRKVVANNLTIVSILRACGSISALVTGKEVHAQVLKNSAHNNIYIGSTLVWFYNKCGEYSLASKVLQRMPIRDVVSWTAIISGCTHLGYEFEALQFLKEMLGEGIEPNPFTYSSVLKACAKLEAIKQGKLIHSSLNKLPAFSNNIFVGSALINMYAKCGCISDALQVFNSMKEKNSVSWRSMIVGYAKNGYCHEALKLMYQMQAEGNQVDDYIVTTVLSACGDVEWNSEPPPEPLLQLK; translated from the coding sequence ATGAAGTCTCTATCTTCAAATTTGATTCTACCCCTCCATAATTCTCATTCCCAAATTCCTCTTTTATCATCACTGCAATTACAATCTTCAGAACATGCTAATTTCTGCAAAACCCAAACTCTATTTCCTCATAAAATTCCTCCAAAATTTCGTTTACATCACAAAAATTTGCATATTTCAGATGATGTAATAAATTTCAACAATCGTCAGATTTGTGAAGAAAACCCAGTAGCTGAATTTTCAGAACACGAGTCATTGTGTGATGGGGTTGAATGTGATCCATTTTGGTTGATTTCTTGGCTTCAATCGCGTTCtaaattgaaagaaattaaggTGGTACATGGTTTCATTTTGAAGAGTAAAATGAATCTATCTGTGTTTGTtgataataatttgattaatgGGTATTTGAGATTTGGGAAGTTAGGGGAAGCCCGTAAGGTGTTCGATGAAATGTCTGAACGAAGTATCGTTTCTTGGACTGCAATGCTTAATGGGTATTTGAAATTTGGCTTTCAAGATGAGGCTATTAGTGTTTTTAAAGAGTTTATGAAGTCGGGTATTGAAGCAAATGCGACGATGTATGTGTGTGTGCTGATTTTGAGTGGAAAAAGGCTGAACTATGAGCTAGGCAAGCAAGTTCATGCTTGTATTATCAAAGGTGGATGGAGCAATTTGATTGTAGAAAGTGCTATCTTGTATTTCTATGCACAATGTAGTGATTTTCGGAGTTCTTTTCGAGTCTTTGATAGGATGAAAAAGCGGGATGTAGTTGCTTGGACTACGATGATCACTTCTTGCTCGCAACAGGGTTACAGTGAGAAAGCATTCTCACTGTTATCACGAATGCTGGTGAACAGATATTTTCCGAATGAACACACTATATGTAGTGTCTTGAAGGCGTGCGGAGAAGAAAAGGCACTGAAATTCGGAAGACAATTGCATGGTATTGCAGTTAAGAAGCTGATCAGAAACGATGTTTATATTGGTACTTCTCTCTTGGACATGTACGCAAGATGTGGTGAAATCGAGGATTCTAGAAACGTTTTCGATAGGATGAAAAGGCGAAACATGGTAACATGGACTTCAATCATTGCCGGGTATGCTAGAAATGGTCATGGCTACGAGGCATTAAGCCTTTTTCGGGTGATGAAAAGGCGAAAAGTAGTTGCAAACAATCTAACCATTGTAAGCATCCTTCGAGCCTGTGGTTCCATTAGTGCTCTTGTAACCGGGAAAGAAGTCCATGCCCAAGTGCTCAAGAACTCGGCACATAACAACATTTACATCGGAAGCACTCTTGTGTGGTTTTATAATAAATGTGGTGAATACAGTCTTGCCTCAAAAGTTCTCCAACGAATGCCCATACGAGATGTTGTCTCATGGACAGCCATAATCTCCGGTTGTACTCATCTAGGGTATGAGTTTGAGGCGCTCCAGTTTTTGAAGGAAATGCTCGGTGAAGGCATAGAGCCAAACCCGTTTACATATTCCTCGGTTTTGAAAGCTTGTGCAAAGCTAGAAGCTATCAAGCAAGGAAAACTAATACACTCTTCTCTGAACAAACTCCCTGCATTCTCGAACAATATATTTGTAGGAAGTGCTCTGATAAACATGTATGCTAAATGTGGGTGTATTTCAGATGCTTTACAAGTCTTCAATAGTATGAAAGAAAAGAACTCGGTTTCTTGGAGATCAATGATCGTAGGGTATGCAAAGAATGGGTACTGCCATGAGGCTCTAAAGCTTATGTACCAGATGCAAGCAGAAGGAAATCAAGTAGATGATTACATTGTCACAACTGTTCTTAGTGCATGTGGGGATGTAGAATGGAATTCAGAACCTCCCCCTGAACCTTTATTGCAACTAAAATGA
- the LOC130820584 gene encoding protein FAR-RED IMPAIRED RESPONSE 1-like, translated as MYLIYIIYISNLQEFENFGDNVDYSGSFVTDREFISLDELHSWADAIAITIGFQFTRASYKKKEGRSRVSVYLRCHRYGNIRSDVHNLDNTARPGSKSRSCGCKFMILGSSRKPPERPWTVRVCPGEKGKHNHPFLVYRDGHVRANRINVDIREHIRQLSATGTQPAFIMNSIRDNFPGFYASMNQIYNIRQSIRREEMEGRTPLQHCLHMATELNYVVWTDLDNEGQLSRLLIANPTSIQMIRTWPYVVLIDTTYKTNKQKWPLCEVIEMTPTNHNFLVAFCLMRDEAAVSYSWVLQGLRDIFDTAQTPSVIVTDRDEGLSAAIRDVFPDVRHLLCIWHIGNDVENMVDKLCGGKKNQQGQVFRISRWNPLVESSTIEEYEDKWQEIVSTWSVRNKKVVRYLTGTWIPLREKFVRAWTNDCLHLGNRTTSRIESQHSSFKYYLGSGNSSFDTLFKTAHAQITNQQATIRQALQDSMSSVQRSMRQHYFRPLYRHVSLYALEQLQLEYNRMLELGDFVFNKCGCVLQQTHGLPCACYLHMSIGSHGALYLDDIHEFWSTLRYTEVGDETDEGVRYPNANDKEYFQSLVDEVLKSDPAVVRRMSQLLEYELHPDGAEIPEPYASPPRKGRPSTSKNMRRRKSSFEYSRSSSRGRGSRSSSRGRSSGRSSGRETQSSVGFKFSFNLSDDPGGRDFSHFSWPNYIPFILPPYLFDWINVLGDGNCGFRAIAVTEL; from the exons atgtacttaatttatattatttatatttcaaatttgcaggagtttgaaaactttggagacaacgtagactactccggtagctttgttacggatagggaatttatctccttagatgagttacatagttgggccgatgcgatagcaataacaatcggttttcaatttacacgtgcttcttataaaaagaaagaaggacgttctagagttagtgtctatttaagatgtcaccgctatggtaatattaggagtgatgtacataatctagataatactgcccgacctggttctaaaagtagaagttgcgggtgtaaatttatgattttaggaagtagtcgtaaaccaccagaaagaccttggacggtaagggtgtgtcctggtgaaaagggaaaacataaccacccgttcttggtgtacagagatggtcatgtaagggcaaataggattaatgtagacattcgggagcacatacgacagcttagtgcaaccggaacgcaaccggcctttattatgaattctattagagataattttcctggtttttatgctagtatgaatcagatatataatattagacaatcaataaggagagaagagatggagggtaggactccccttcaacactgtcttcatatggccacagaacttaattatgtggtatggacagacttggataacgaagggcaattgagcagactattaattgcaaatcctacctctatccaaatgatacgtacgtggccgtatgttgtgctgatagatacaacgtacaaaacgaacaaacaaaagtggccactatgtgaagtgatcgaaatgacgccaaccaatcacaatttcttggttgcgttttgtttgatgcgagatgaggcggctgtgtcgtattcgtgggtgctgcagggattgagagatattttcgacactgctcagactcctagcgtcattgtaaccgatcgagacgaaggtttatctgcagctattcgtgacgtcttcccag atgtgcggcatttgttatgcatctggcatattggcaacgacgttgagaacatggtggacaagttgtgtggcggcaagaaaaatcaacaagggcaggtattcaggataagtagatggaaccccttggttgaaagttctacgatCGAGGAATATGAAGATAAATGGCAAGAgatcgtcagtacgtggtcggttaggaacaaaaaggtcgttcggtatttgactggaacatggattccactaagagagaaatttgtccgtgcgtggacgaatgattgtttacacTTGGGTAACCGGACTACCAGCAGaattgaaagccaacactcttcttttaagtattaccttggtagcggtaatagctcattcgatacccttttcaaaacggcgcacgcacagattacaaatcagcaagctacaatccgacaagcgctacaggattCCATGTCTTCTGTACAAAGATCGATGCGACAGCATTACTTTAGACCtctatatcgccacgtatctctctatgccttggagcagctccagcttgagtataaccgcatgttagaactcggtgattttgtgtttaacaaatgtggttgtgtacttcaacaaacccatggattgccgtgtgcatgttatttacatatgtccatcggatcacatggtgctttgtatttggatgacattcatgaattctggagtactttgaggtacaccGAGGTAGGAGACGAAACCgatgaaggagtacgatacccgaacgccaatgacaaagagtactttcaatctctggtcgatgaagtcctcaaatctgatcccgctgttgttcgccgaatgtctcagttacttgaatatgaactacACCCAGATGGCGCGgaaatacctgagccttacgctagtccaccgagaaagggaagaccaagcacaagtaaaaacatgagaaggagaaaaagttcatttgaatatagcagatcatccTCTCgcggtcgagggtctagatcttcttcccgcgggagatctagtggcagatctagtggtcgagagACGCAATCCTCAGTAGGATTtaagttcagtttcaacttatccg ATGATCCTGGAGGTCGAGATTTTTCACACTTTTCATGGCCTAACTACATCCCATTTATccttcctccttacttgttcgactggattaatgtgttaggtgatggtaactgtggatttagagcaattgccgtcacagagctgtga
- the LOC130820586 gene encoding uncharacterized protein LOC130820586 has translation MSLLSKLRCVTVDVTGTLIAYKGELGDYYCMAAKSVGLPCPDYKRVHEGFKLAYTEMAKKYPCFGHAAKMPNIVWWKTCVRDSFKRAGYDYDEETFEKIFRRIYASFGSSAPYVLFPDSVPFLRWVRSLGIPVGLVSNAEYRYQDVILPALGLNQGSHWDFGVFSGLEGVEKPNPRIYEIALEKAGNIAPEEALHIGDSMRKDYLPAKSLGMHALLLDRFKTPDALNWMKAGAPVFKNLCAVREVLESGSIDLLTPDIQMSDSHLNKLN, from the exons ATGTCGTTGTTGTCAAAGTTACGTTGTGTAACTGTTGATGTAACTGGTACACTTATAGCTTACAAAGGTGAATTAGGGGATTACTACTGCATGGCCGCTAAATCTGTAGGATTGCCTTGTCCCGATTATAAACGTGTACATGAAGGCTTTAAACTTGCTTATACTGAAATGGCAAAGAAGTATCCCTGTTTTGGTCATGCTGCTAAGATGCCGAATATAGTATGGTGGAAGACGTGTGTTCGAGACTCCTTCAAAAGG GCTGGATATGACTATGACGAGGAGACATTTGAGAAAATTTTTAGGCGCATATATGCGTCATTTGGCTCTTCTGCACCTTATGTTCTCTTCCCCGATTCAGTTCCTTTCCTCAGGTGGGTCCGCTCATTAGGTATTCCAGTTGGGCTTGTTAGCAATGCAGAATATCGTTATCAAGATGTAATTCTTCCAGCATTAGGCTTAAATCAG GGTTCTCATTGGGATTTCGGAGTATTCTCCGGACTTGAAGGTGTGGAGAAGCCAAACCCAAGGATATATGAGATTGCTTTAGAGAAGGCCGGAAATATTGCCCCAGAAGAAGCTTTACACATTGGAGATAGTATGCGTAAGGATTATCTCCCCGCAAAGAGTTTGGGCATGCACGCCTTATTACTAGATAGATTTAAGACTCCTGATGCCTTGAACTGGATGAAGGCCGGAGCACCTGTTTTTAAGAACTTGTGCGCTGTGCGAGAAGTTCTGGAATCTGGTAGCATAGACTTGCTGACTCCTGATATCCAAATGTCAGACTCTCACTTGAACAAATTAAATTGA
- the LOC130820581 gene encoding exocyst complex component EXO70B1-like, which yields MDKSKSISFNDRRSREKHGRFSKSSSFSVHLDRHVAPPLRTLSPIEAVWDLPASEGNVDGGSENVHPSTLEELSKEIDGLVEKLSSVEDKSDLFDMPREVLTFSKMVQSEIEKYDVPESILRFGQDIDQDSTLINGLKRVAKLSNLLGKFSCNEKLGPALSATTLVVQRAMTFMEEELRILLEDSMVSCCKLDSKDMSSDGEKLEDKYPIIDEEIISNMRKIASSMISCGYETECCQVYSVLRRNAFKEAMLQQGFEKISIDEVQRMQWESLEGHIVNWIKVVKYVAKVLLPGEKKLCDSVFSNEHPSIGEAMFSNLARSAVILFLNFAEAISMTKRAAERLFKVLDVYDTLTELISAIDELCSNQCALDLRSELSSVRRRLGEAAVCIFCDLENSIKNDIARNLVPGGAVHPLTRYTMNYLWYTCDFKNTLEEVFSLHQSTEQNLDVRGSRTDNGNENSRNEHNQSEGIKQTPFTTELMTVMSLLDENLEAKSKLYKDPSLRFIFLMNNGRYILQKIKESADLHSLLGNDFRRKRSSDLRGYHKSYQRETWSRVLQCLNQEGLQINGKVQKPVLKERFKSFNQMFDEIHKTQSSWVVSDEQLQSELRVSISAVMIPAYRSFLARFGQHITAGRQYEKYIKYQPEDIETTIEGLFDGNQNVSMARRKN from the coding sequence ATGGACAAATCTAAGTCCATTAGCTTCAATGATCGGCGTAGCAGAGAAAAACATGGTCGTTTTAGCAAATCCTCAAGTTTTAGTGTTCATCTAGATCGCCACGTTGCTCCTCCTCTAAGAACACTTTCTCCTATTGAAGCCGTATGGGATCTTCCGGCTTCTGAAGGTAATGTGGATGGAGGATCAGAAAATGTTCACCCATCCACATTGGAAGAACTCTCCAAGGAGATCGATGGCCTCGTTGAGAAGCTTTCCTCAGTGGAGGACAAATCAGATCTTTTTGACATGCCTCGTGAAGTTTTGACTTTTTCTAAGATGGTTCAGTCGGAGATTGAAAAGTATGATGTACCAGAGTCTATCTTGAGATTTGGGCAGGATATAGATCAAGATAGTACTTTGATTAACGGTTTAAAAAGGGTAGCGAAATTGTCTAATTTGCTTGGAAAATTCTCCTGTAATGAAAAGCTAGGTCCGGCCCTTAGTGCCACAACACTCGTTGTCCAACGAGCAATGACGTTCATGGAGGAGGAGCTCCGAATCCTTCTAGAAGATTCCATGGTCTCTTGCTGCAAGCTTGATTCCAAAGACATGAGTTCCGATGGGGAGAAATTAGAGGACAAGTATCCGATCATTGATGAGGAAATAATATCTAACATGAGAAAGATTGCTTCCTCGATGATCTCATGTGGGTACGAAACAGAATGCTGCCAGGTTTATAGTGTTCTAAGAAGAAATGCATTCAAGGAAGCCATGTTACAACAAGGGTTCGAAAAGATCAGCATAGATGAAGTACAGAGGATGCAATGGGAGTCTCTAGAAGGACACATTGTTAATTGGATTAAAGTCGTCAAATATGTGGCTAAAGTCCTCTTGCCGGGGGAGAAGAAACTCTGCGATTCTGTCTTCTCAAACGAACATCCTTCCATCGGTGAGGCCATGTTTTCGAACCTTGCTCGCTCAGCTGTCATCCTTTTCCTTAACTTTGCGGAAGCAATTTCTATGACTAAACGAGCAGCCGAGAGACTGTTCAAGGTGCTTGATGTTTACGATACTTTAACAGAGTTAATCTCTGCTATTGATGAATTATGCTCCAATCAATGTGCACTTGATCTTAGGTCTGAATTATCTTCTGTTAGGCGGCGTCTAGGAGAAGCTGCAGTTTGCATTTTCTGTGATCTCGAAAACTCGATCAAGAACGACATTGCTAGGAACCTAGTTCCAGGTGGAGCAGTCCATCCTCTGACTCGGTATACCATGAACTATTTATGGTATACTTGTGATTTTAAGAATACCCTTGAGGAAGTCTTTTCTCTTCATCAAAGCACCGAACAAAATTTAGATGTGCGAGGATCTAGGACAGACAATGGGAACGAGAACAGTCGCAATGAACATAACCAGAGTGAAGGGATAAAACAAACACCTTTTACTACTGAGCTAATGACCGTCATGAGCCTTTTAGACGAAAACTTAGAAGCAAAGTCCAAGCTCTACAAAGATCCTTCGTTAAGATTTATTTTCTTGATGAACAATGGAAGATATATTCTGCAGAAGATTAAGGAATCTGCCGATCTCCATAGTTTGCTAGGAAATGATTTTCGTAGGAAGAGATCATCCGACCTAAGAGGCTATCATAAGAGCTATCAAAGAGAAACATGGAGCAGAGTACTTCAATGCTTGAATCAAGAAGGATTGCAGATTAATGGCAAGGTTCAAAAGCCGGTACTTAAAGAAAGGTTCAAGTCTTTTAACCAAATGTTTGATGAAATTCATAAAACACAGAGTTCTTGGGTGGTGAGTGATGAACAGCTTCAATCCGAGCTACGGGTTTCAATATCGGCTGTTATGATTCCGGCTTACCGATCTTTCTTAGCAAGGTTCGGACAGCATATCACTGCTGGGAGGCAGTATGAGAAGTATATAAAGTATCAACCAGAGGATATTGAGACTACTATTGAAGGGTTGTTTGATGGGAACCAGAATGTATCAATGGCTCGCAGAAAAAATTAG